From the Mauremys reevesii isolate NIE-2019 linkage group 19, ASM1616193v1, whole genome shotgun sequence genome, one window contains:
- the LOC120386926 gene encoding uncharacterized protein LOC120386926: MALAPADILLDVCARECGICYEAYKAASKWRVPKLLLCHHSLCLSCLRKLVCQARAISFVVCPFCRTVTLVPEQGLQALQNDEDILREAWAPCSLRSPGVLAGASSAPGEEEREEKEEDEAAPSTSEYSTSASSLSLDMEFNYVTRSSIFTISSVVSPYGLAVPGSPRAWSGLHMQEVQNAFLVGLPGQAASVDAQPPISSVENLRLCFAMGILILIISVFFLLVFLK, translated from the coding sequence ATGGCGCTGGCTCCTGCTGACATCCTGCTTGACGTGTGTGCCAGGGAGTGTGGGATTTGCTACGAGGCCTACAAAGCGGCTTCCAAGTGGCGGGTGCCGAAGCTGCTGCTGTGCCACCACTCGCTGTGCCTCTCCTGCCTCAGGAAGCTGGTCTGCCAGGCCCGGGCCATCTCCTTTGTGGTCTGCCCCTTCTGCAGGACGGTGACCCTGGTGCCCGAGCAGGGGTTGCAGGCCCTGCAGAACGACGAGGACATTCTGCGGGAGGCATGGGCCCCGTGCAGCCTGCGCAGCCCTGGGGTCCTGGCGGGGGCCAGCTCAGccccaggggaggaggagagggaggagaaggaggaggacgaGGCGGCCCCCAGCACCTCGGAGTACTCCACAAGcgcttcctctctctccctggacATGGAGTTTAACTACGTGACCCGTTCGTCCATCTTCACCATAAGCAGCGTGGTCTCCCCGTACGGCTTGGCGGTGCCgggcagccccagggcctggAGCGGGCTCCACATGCAGGAGGTGCAGAATGCTTTCTTGGTGGGGCTCCCAGGCCAAGCAGCGTCCGTGGATGCTCAACCACCCATCTCCTCGGTGGAGAATCTGCGCCTGTGCTTCGCCATGGGCATcctcatcctcatcatctccgtcttctttctgctggtgttcctGAAGTAG